One window of the Thermococcus sp. P6 genome contains the following:
- a CDS encoding 1-phosphofructokinase family hexose kinase, producing the protein MILSVAMNPAIDKTFFVEELKLGATNRAVNVAMSIGGKGINVAKNARALGAEVTVVGFIGEKRRFVFEDYLSSLKIKHDFVVIPQVDVRENIKLIETNTGMLTEINEWGPEVSKQLFEVVKQKISRYSKRADVTVLSGSLPQGLPVSAYKEIIAEIRENTKVILDASGDALKHGIKASPFMIKPNLQEFSQLLGRNFEELDEIVAAAKELMNEYRINIICVSMGARGSITLTSDGAYYAEPLHSEDVKTSVGAGDALVAGFAYALEKSLDIDDAIKIATATASASLKSEDTGPIDLRVFKELLPRVKLQRWPV; encoded by the coding sequence ATGATACTTTCTGTTGCAATGAATCCTGCTATTGACAAGACATTTTTTGTTGAGGAACTAAAACTTGGAGCAACTAATAGAGCCGTGAATGTCGCCATGAGCATTGGAGGGAAAGGCATTAATGTAGCCAAAAATGCTCGAGCACTTGGAGCAGAAGTTACAGTTGTGGGGTTTATTGGAGAGAAACGCAGGTTTGTGTTTGAAGACTATCTTTCATCTTTGAAAATAAAACATGATTTTGTAGTTATTCCCCAAGTGGACGTTAGGGAGAACATAAAATTGATAGAAACTAATACTGGAATGCTTACTGAGATTAATGAATGGGGGCCTGAAGTTAGCAAACAGCTCTTCGAAGTCGTGAAACAAAAGATTTCTCGATATTCTAAACGAGCAGATGTCACAGTATTATCTGGTTCTCTCCCTCAGGGATTGCCAGTTTCTGCTTACAAGGAGATTATCGCGGAGATTCGAGAGAATACAAAAGTCATCCTTGATGCGAGTGGAGATGCGTTAAAACATGGAATCAAAGCTTCCCCGTTTATGATAAAACCTAATCTCCAGGAATTTTCACAGTTACTTGGAAGAAATTTTGAAGAACTCGATGAAATAGTAGCCGCGGCTAAAGAGTTGATGAATGAATATAGGATAAACATCATATGTGTTTCCATGGGAGCGCGAGGAAGCATTACTCTAACTTCGGACGGAGCATATTACGCTGAGCCACTTCATAGTGAAGATGTAAAAACCTCCGTAGGTGCGGGGGATGCATTGGTAGCGGGTTTTGCTTATGCGTTAGAAAAAAGTCTTGATATTGATGATGCTATTAAAATTGCAACAGCCACTGCTTCTGCCTCATTAAAATCGGAGGATACGGGTCCAATTGATTTGAGAGTTTTTAAGGAATTACTTCCAAGGGTCAAGTTACAGAGGTGGCCGGTATGA
- a CDS encoding DeoR/GlpR family DNA-binding transcription regulator — protein sequence MFAEERRAKILELLRRHKSMTVSELSKILNVSKPTIRRDLVFLESKGQIIRTHGGAIAIEYLSYEPTFFEKESLEKSAKEEIGKLVNNLVKDGDIIVLDSGTTTLEIARNLEDKNITVITNSPLIVRELSMHRNMEVILIGGTLKKETLALVGPIAENTLSKLNADMAFVGANGITLDAITTTNLMEAEIKRIMIKIASTSYIVADHSKFGRTAFVKIAEPKEISAIITDSGIDPEWIMAFKERKIQLITPGGASR from the coding sequence ATGTTTGCAGAAGAGCGAAGAGCCAAAATCTTGGAGCTTCTACGGAGGCACAAGAGTATGACTGTTTCTGAGTTATCTAAAATACTCAATGTTTCCAAACCCACAATAAGGAGAGATTTGGTATTTTTAGAAAGTAAAGGACAGATAATTCGGACTCATGGGGGGGCTATCGCAATAGAATATCTTTCTTATGAACCCACGTTCTTTGAGAAAGAGTCTCTTGAGAAATCTGCCAAAGAGGAAATTGGGAAATTAGTTAATAATCTCGTGAAGGATGGGGACATTATAGTCTTGGATTCTGGAACGACTACATTGGAGATAGCCAGAAACCTTGAAGATAAAAACATTACGGTAATCACGAATTCTCCACTTATAGTAAGGGAACTTTCTATGCATAGAAACATGGAAGTGATACTTATAGGAGGAACTCTTAAAAAAGAGACACTTGCTTTGGTGGGCCCAATAGCAGAGAATACCTTGTCTAAGCTAAATGCAGATATGGCTTTCGTTGGTGCCAATGGTATTACATTAGACGCCATAACAACCACAAACTTGATGGAAGCTGAAATTAAGAGGATAATGATTAAAATTGCCTCGACATCATATATTGTGGCAGACCATTCGAAGTTTGGCAGAACTGCTTTTGTGAAAATTGCAGAACCAAAGGAGATTTCTGCGATAATAACAGACTCTGGAATTGATCCTGAGTGGATCATGGCGTTCAAAGAACGGAAAATTCAACTTATAACACCGGGAGGTGCCAGCAGATGA
- the heR gene encoding heliorhodopsin HeR: protein MIQGVLILLLSTGFTITVTRGYLRYDEATRSLVNVTENLFQVNLAYLIALFPFLTFFAHFMVSTLLFERYKKNLSKGINPYRWAEYSVTASIMIVIIAMLVGISDIGALIMMFFLNVAMIFFGYDMEHLNQYTEKVNWTPFIFGSITGLIPWVVIFMTMLRSHPPSFVIWIFVSIAVLFNLFPINMVLQYKKVGKWADYLYGEKVYIILSLVSKTLLVWQVFAGTLRP, encoded by the coding sequence TTGATTCAGGGTGTACTGATACTGCTTCTTTCAACGGGGTTCACGATTACCGTAACGAGGGGTTACCTGAGGTATGATGAGGCAACGAGAAGCCTGGTGAACGTGACAGAGAACCTCTTTCAGGTGAATCTCGCCTACCTGATAGCTCTCTTTCCCTTTTTAACCTTTTTCGCCCACTTTATGGTATCCACGCTGCTGTTCGAGAGGTACAAGAAGAACCTCTCAAAGGGGATCAACCCCTACAGGTGGGCTGAATACTCCGTAACGGCTTCGATAATGATCGTGATAATAGCCATGCTCGTCGGAATCTCGGACATAGGCGCCCTTATAATGATGTTCTTCCTGAACGTGGCCATGATATTCTTCGGCTACGACATGGAGCACTTGAACCAGTACACAGAGAAGGTGAACTGGACCCCCTTTATATTTGGATCAATCACCGGTCTGATCCCATGGGTGGTCATATTCATGACCATGCTGAGGTCCCACCCGCCCAGCTTCGTAATATGGATATTCGTTAGCATAGCGGTCTTATTCAACCTCTTCCCAATAAACATGGTCCTGCAGTACAAAAAGGTGGGGAAGTGGGCGGATTACCTGTACGGGGAAAAGGTTTACATCATCCTGAGCCTGGTATCCAAAACCCTCCTCGTATGGCAGGTCTTCGCCGGGACCCTTCGGCCTTAA
- a CDS encoding S-methyl-5'-thioadenosine phosphorylase, translating into MPKIGIIGGSGVYGVFEPRERIKIHTPYGRPSAPVEIGEVEGVEVAFIPRHGKHHEFPPHEVPYRANIWALKELGVERVIGITAVGSLREEYRPGDIVITDQFIDFTKKREYTFYDGPRVAHVSMADPFCPELRGIFYETAKELGFPVHEKGTYVCIEGPRFSTRAESFMFRQYAHIIGMTLVPEINLARELGMCYANIATVTDYDVWADKPVDAQEVLKVMNENNYKVQELLKRAIPKIPEERNCGCADVLKSMFV; encoded by the coding sequence ATGCCAAAGATAGGAATAATAGGAGGTTCCGGCGTTTACGGCGTCTTCGAGCCCAGAGAGAGGATAAAGATACACACGCCCTACGGAAGGCCTTCGGCCCCGGTGGAGATTGGCGAGGTCGAGGGCGTTGAGGTTGCCTTCATACCGAGACACGGGAAGCACCACGAGTTCCCGCCCCACGAGGTCCCCTACAGGGCGAACATCTGGGCCCTGAAAGAACTCGGCGTCGAGCGCGTTATCGGGATAACCGCCGTAGGTTCCCTTAGGGAGGAGTACAGGCCCGGAGATATAGTTATAACCGATCAGTTCATCGACTTCACGAAAAAGCGCGAGTACACCTTTTATGACGGTCCGAGGGTGGCCCACGTTTCGATGGCCGATCCCTTCTGCCCCGAGCTGAGGGGAATATTCTACGAAACCGCTAAGGAACTCGGCTTCCCCGTACACGAGAAGGGTACCTACGTCTGCATCGAGGGCCCGAGGTTCTCGACGAGGGCCGAGAGCTTCATGTTCAGGCAGTACGCCCACATCATCGGCATGACCCTCGTGCCAGAGATAAACCTCGCGAGGGAGCTTGGAATGTGCTACGCCAACATTGCGACCGTTACTGATTACGACGTATGGGCCGATAAGCCCGTAGATGCCCAGGAAGTGCTGAAGGTTATGAATGAAAACAACTATAAGGTTCAGGAGCTTCTCAAGAGGGCGATACCGAAGATCCCGGAGGAGAGAAACTGCGGCTGCGCTGACGTGCTGAAGAGCATGTTCGTTTAG
- the glp gene encoding gephyrin-like molybdotransferase Glp, whose translation MKEFKRLIAYREALSLLLNDLKEIPDGEEVELEKALGRVLAEDVVSPIASPPFDRSAVDGYAVRAEDTFQAREYRPVELRVVDEITAGEESRERVEPGTAVKLTTGSKMPEGANAVLMQEMAEREGNVIRVLRPVAPGQNVSFAGEDVGKGETVLRKGQVLRPQDLALLKNLGFKRVRVKRKPRVGIIVTGNELVEEFDEKALQSGKILESNSIMLEGLVRQYFGEPVFYGVLPDDEGAIRETLERAKRENDLVLITGGSAFGDTDFAHRFIRLLFHGTTIKPGRPMGYGERVFVMSGYPVGAFVQFHLYVKHALAKLTGVRDYEVKVRGKLAERVSSQLGRYEFVRVRYENGIVRPLKKRGSGLISSLTESNAYLEIPEDSEGYLEGETVEVVLY comes from the coding sequence ATGAAGGAGTTCAAACGCTTAATAGCCTACCGCGAGGCCCTAAGTCTTCTGCTCAACGACCTGAAGGAAATCCCCGATGGCGAAGAGGTCGAACTCGAAAAGGCCCTCGGAAGGGTGCTCGCTGAAGACGTGGTTTCCCCCATCGCCAGCCCTCCCTTCGACAGGTCAGCCGTCGACGGCTACGCGGTGAGGGCCGAGGACACGTTTCAGGCGAGGGAGTACAGACCCGTCGAGCTGAGGGTCGTTGACGAGATCACCGCCGGGGAGGAGAGCCGGGAAAGGGTCGAACCCGGAACGGCCGTAAAGCTCACGACGGGCTCCAAAATGCCCGAAGGAGCGAACGCGGTCCTGATGCAGGAGATGGCCGAGCGCGAGGGGAACGTCATACGGGTTCTCAGGCCGGTCGCACCGGGCCAGAACGTGTCCTTCGCCGGGGAGGACGTCGGAAAGGGAGAGACCGTCCTGAGGAAGGGTCAGGTTCTCAGACCTCAGGATCTGGCACTCCTCAAAAATCTGGGCTTTAAGAGGGTGAGGGTGAAGAGAAAGCCCCGCGTCGGGATAATAGTAACCGGCAACGAGCTGGTGGAGGAGTTCGACGAGAAGGCGCTTCAGTCCGGGAAGATCCTCGAGAGCAACTCCATCATGCTGGAAGGCCTCGTGAGGCAGTACTTCGGCGAACCGGTTTTCTACGGCGTTCTTCCGGACGACGAGGGGGCAATAAGAGAAACCCTCGAGAGGGCGAAGCGGGAGAACGACCTCGTTCTTATCACCGGTGGATCGGCTTTCGGGGATACCGACTTTGCCCACCGCTTCATCAGGCTCCTTTTCCACGGAACCACGATAAAACCGGGAAGACCGATGGGCTACGGCGAGAGGGTCTTCGTGATGAGCGGTTACCCAGTGGGCGCCTTCGTCCAGTTCCACCTCTACGTGAAGCACGCCCTTGCAAAGCTCACCGGAGTCAGGGACTACGAGGTCAAGGTACGGGGGAAGCTCGCGGAACGGGTTTCGAGCCAGCTCGGACGCTACGAGTTCGTTAGGGTCCGCTACGAGAACGGCATCGTAAGACCCCTGAAGAAGAGGGGAAGCGGGCTGATAAGTTCCCTGACGGAGAGCAACGCCTACCTCGAGATACCCGAGGACAGCGAGGGCTACCTTGAAGGTGAAACCGTGGAGGTAGTGCTCTACTAA
- a CDS encoding molybdenum cofactor biosynthesis protein B — protein sequence MGVEEHRRKAPKKFRFAVVTVSDTASRGEKEDTSGKFLVRELEDAGHERVLYRVVPDEKMEIIGAVVDAFRKGADVVVTSGGTGITTRDVTVESLRPLFDKELVGFGEVFRLLSYEEIGTAAILSRATAGIVRSSGRVMAVFCLPGSLGAAKTGIKIILREAGHVLKHGGE from the coding sequence ATGGGCGTTGAAGAGCACAGGAGGAAAGCCCCTAAAAAGTTCAGATTCGCGGTTGTAACGGTCAGCGACACTGCGAGCAGGGGCGAAAAGGAGGACACGAGCGGAAAGTTCCTCGTCAGGGAACTTGAAGATGCCGGTCACGAAAGGGTTCTCTACAGGGTTGTTCCAGACGAGAAGATGGAGATAATAGGCGCGGTGGTCGATGCCTTCAGGAAGGGGGCGGACGTTGTGGTTACCTCGGGGGGAACCGGAATAACCACCAGAGACGTTACGGTCGAGAGCCTCAGACCCCTGTTCGATAAGGAACTGGTCGGCTTCGGCGAGGTCTTCAGGCTGCTCAGCTACGAGGAAATCGGAACCGCGGCCATTCTAAGCCGGGCGACCGCTGGAATCGTAAGGAGCTCCGGAAGGGTTATGGCGGTGTTCTGCCTGCCCGGAAGCCTCGGGGCGGCAAAGACCGGGATAAAGATCATACTCAGGGAAGCGGGTCACGTTCTGAAGCACGGGGGGGAGTGA
- a CDS encoding adenosylcobinamide amidohydrolase, whose protein sequence is MEFQHFIRPFERPMLALSNAPHRGGLTRASGFFFMMVPKNYSGDYRRDCAAFEREQKLENFVGFMTAAKVREILSTARSGSVTAYVTAGITNPAIAGEEPPPWKPGTINMAIVIEDGLTVGAMANAIMTATEAKTYTLLKLGYNATGTTSDGIGVFSFEGEKEWAGTATPLGVNIGRAVRRALEESLRKWEEKRSGR, encoded by the coding sequence ATGGAGTTCCAGCACTTCATAAGACCCTTCGAACGGCCGATGCTCGCCCTGAGCAACGCACCGCACAGGGGAGGATTAACCAGAGCCAGCGGCTTCTTCTTCATGATGGTTCCCAAAAACTACTCCGGAGACTACAGGAGGGACTGTGCGGCCTTTGAAAGGGAGCAGAAACTCGAAAACTTCGTGGGCTTCATGACGGCGGCCAAGGTCAGGGAAATCCTTTCCACGGCCAGAAGCGGGAGCGTTACCGCCTACGTGACCGCGGGAATAACCAACCCCGCCATAGCCGGCGAGGAACCTCCCCCTTGGAAGCCCGGAACTATAAACATGGCCATAGTGATAGAGGACGGTCTGACCGTCGGTGCGATGGCCAACGCCATAATGACGGCAACCGAGGCAAAGACCTACACCCTTCTAAAACTCGGCTACAACGCCACCGGAACAACGAGCGACGGTATCGGGGTTTTCAGCTTCGAGGGGGAGAAGGAATGGGCCGGAACGGCCACCCCTCTGGGGGTTAATATCGGAAGGGCCGTCAGGAGGGCACTCGAGGAGAGCCTTCGGAAGTGGGAGGAAAAGAGGAGTGGGAGATAA
- the cobT gene encoding nicotinate mononucleotide-dependent phosphoribosyltransferase CobT — MDSLFLLVIGNTEVSTVPGISVAGATPELTKLTPVADAEYLFHEKPLTIDEIPVTPEGHPTPAIITKAARELSSFPLLVVRGGTYLAPSVPHVHISDAVGRDFRREPALPEFGEIIERAKLLGRELERLPVEELVIGESTPGGTTTAQALLRALGYGARTSSASPNNPQELKERVISEAFARLGIKAGDLKDNPLEALRQFGDPMMATVLGLSLGFRRNVTLAGGTQMLAIAALLKALGEGLSRFMIATTKWVVMDRSATFIETAKEIGIITYAADLDFSGSRFKGLRDYERGYVKEGVGAGGATWLAVKSGFSPKEVSKKVEELYERLMKLKGTSG, encoded by the coding sequence ATGGACAGCCTCTTCCTTCTCGTCATCGGAAACACCGAAGTAAGCACCGTCCCCGGAATAAGCGTTGCCGGGGCCACGCCGGAACTTACGAAGCTCACTCCAGTGGCTGATGCGGAGTATCTCTTCCACGAGAAGCCCCTGACGATCGATGAGATCCCCGTAACCCCGGAGGGGCACCCGACCCCGGCGATAATCACCAAGGCCGCGAGGGAACTCTCCAGCTTCCCCCTTCTGGTGGTGAGGGGTGGGACCTACTTAGCTCCCAGCGTTCCGCACGTGCACATCAGCGACGCCGTTGGAAGGGACTTCAGGAGGGAACCGGCCCTGCCGGAGTTCGGGGAGATAATCGAGAGGGCGAAGCTCCTCGGGAGGGAACTCGAAAGGCTACCCGTTGAGGAGCTTGTAATAGGGGAGTCCACCCCGGGGGGGACGACGACCGCTCAGGCCCTTCTCCGGGCCCTCGGCTACGGGGCGAGAACCTCCTCGGCCTCTCCAAACAACCCGCAGGAGCTCAAGGAGAGGGTCATCAGCGAGGCCTTCGCAAGGCTTGGGATAAAGGCCGGGGACCTTAAGGACAACCCGCTCGAAGCCCTGAGGCAGTTCGGGGATCCGATGATGGCCACCGTTCTCGGCCTGTCCCTCGGCTTCAGGAGAAACGTGACCCTTGCCGGTGGAACCCAGATGCTGGCCATCGCGGCGCTCCTCAAAGCCCTCGGTGAGGGCCTGAGCAGGTTCATGATAGCGACGACGAAATGGGTTGTGATGGACAGAAGCGCCACCTTCATCGAAACGGCGAAGGAGATAGGGATAATCACCTACGCGGCCGATCTGGACTTTTCAGGGAGCAGGTTCAAGGGCCTGAGGGACTACGAGAGGGGCTACGTCAAGGAGGGCGTGGGAGCCGGAGGGGCGACGTGGCTCGCCGTGAAATCGGGCTTTTCGCCGAAGGAGGTCTCGAAGAAGGTCGAAGAGCTCTACGAAAGGCTCATGAAGCTCAAGGGAACCTCAGGATAG
- a CDS encoding cobyric acid synthase: MGKALMVLGTSSGAGKSLLVTALCRILSNRGYDVVPFKSQNMSLNSAPSIEGGEISRAQYLQALACRKKPSVRFNPILLKPEGGMRSQVVFMGKPIGSASARDYMLSRKEELFGKAMEVLDRLKEEHDVVLIEGAGSPVEINLRDYDIANTRVMLHASARGILVTDIDRGGSFASIVGTMELLRPEERDSLMGFVFNRFRGDASLLKPGFDYLEERYGKPTLGVIPYVEHRLPEEDSLSEFPKVKGELHIQIVKLPHISNFTDFEPLQWANGVDYVTDPGELGGDLIILPGSKNTVEDLLWLRRNGFEEAILEAHREGSFVVGICGGFQMLGETIRDEVESKRGRVRGIGLLPARTVFEETKRTNHLTAEVLWEPAGGMAVEGYEIRFGRSFSRRPFSFIRSVNGKKTFEPEGAIGERAFGTYLHGIFHNLEFTERFLNFLRREKGLEPVSIGEWSIEEEIERFSRVVERHLDVDRIIEEGLQR, translated from the coding sequence GTGGGAAAGGCCCTTATGGTTCTGGGAACTTCCTCCGGAGCCGGCAAATCCCTCCTCGTAACGGCCCTGTGCCGGATACTCTCTAACAGGGGCTACGATGTGGTTCCCTTCAAGAGCCAGAACATGAGCCTCAACTCCGCCCCGAGCATCGAGGGGGGCGAGATAAGCCGCGCCCAGTACCTTCAGGCGCTGGCCTGCCGGAAGAAGCCGAGCGTGAGGTTCAACCCGATTCTCCTGAAGCCGGAAGGGGGAATGAGGAGTCAGGTCGTCTTCATGGGAAAGCCCATCGGCAGCGCCTCAGCGCGCGATTACATGCTCTCACGCAAGGAGGAGCTCTTCGGGAAGGCCATGGAGGTTCTCGATCGCCTCAAGGAGGAGCACGATGTGGTCCTGATCGAGGGCGCCGGCAGTCCCGTGGAGATAAACCTCAGGGACTACGACATAGCGAACACCCGCGTAATGCTCCACGCCAGCGCCCGGGGAATCCTCGTCACGGACATAGACCGGGGAGGGAGCTTCGCGAGCATCGTGGGCACGATGGAACTCCTAAGACCAGAGGAAAGGGATTCCCTCATGGGCTTCGTCTTCAACAGGTTCCGCGGGGACGCTTCCCTCCTGAAGCCGGGCTTCGACTACCTCGAGGAGAGATACGGGAAGCCGACCCTCGGGGTTATTCCGTACGTCGAACACCGCCTCCCGGAGGAGGATTCCCTATCGGAGTTCCCAAAGGTGAAGGGCGAGCTCCACATACAGATCGTAAAGCTCCCCCACATAAGCAACTTCACCGACTTCGAGCCCCTCCAATGGGCCAACGGCGTTGACTACGTCACCGACCCCGGGGAGCTCGGGGGAGACCTCATCATCCTCCCCGGGAGCAAGAACACCGTTGAGGACCTCCTCTGGCTCAGGCGGAATGGGTTTGAGGAGGCCATACTGGAGGCGCATCGGGAGGGCTCTTTCGTGGTGGGGATCTGCGGGGGCTTCCAGATGCTCGGTGAGACGATAAGGGATGAAGTGGAATCCAAGCGCGGAAGGGTGAGGGGCATCGGCCTGCTACCGGCCAGAACGGTCTTCGAGGAAACCAAAAGGACGAACCATCTAACAGCCGAGGTCCTGTGGGAACCTGCCGGGGGGATGGCCGTTGAGGGCTACGAGATACGCTTTGGGAGGAGCTTCTCAAGGAGACCCTTCTCCTTTATAAGGTCCGTCAACGGGAAGAAGACCTTTGAGCCGGAGGGGGCGATCGGCGAGAGGGCCTTCGGGACCTACCTCCACGGGATCTTCCATAACCTCGAATTCACCGAAAGGTTCCTCAACTTCCTCAGGAGGGAGAAGGGCCTGGAGCCGGTTTCCATCGGGGAATGGAGCATCGAGGAGGAGATAGAAAGGTTTTCCCGGGTGGTGGAAAGACACCTCGATGTGGATAGGATCATAGAAGAGGGCCTTCAGAGGTAA
- a CDS encoding NTP transferase domain-containing protein, whose translation MIVIMAGGRSSRMGTEKPVLKVGKVPMLLRVYGEAEKVDDSVVALSRNTPKTRGLCLSEGLPFLETPGRGYVEDIAYILRELGPFLSVSADLPFVKGSDFQALKGAFDGRTSLTGVLPLSIIPKDLKPLTYRGYAITGLNVVGTEGERFFELSNPLLALNVNTPKDLELARRIAGLVG comes from the coding sequence ATGATAGTCATAATGGCCGGCGGGCGGTCGAGCAGGATGGGGACCGAAAAACCCGTCCTGAAAGTTGGCAAAGTTCCGATGCTCCTGAGGGTTTACGGGGAAGCCGAAAAGGTGGACGATAGCGTAGTTGCCCTCTCGAGGAACACCCCTAAGACGAGGGGGCTGTGTCTCAGCGAGGGGCTTCCCTTCCTGGAAACGCCCGGGAGGGGCTACGTCGAGGACATCGCCTACATCCTCCGCGAGCTCGGACCGTTCCTCAGCGTCTCGGCGGACCTGCCCTTCGTAAAGGGGAGCGATTTTCAGGCCCTGAAGGGGGCCTTCGATGGAAGGACGAGCCTGACCGGGGTTCTTCCTCTTAGTATAATTCCGAAGGACCTGAAACCCCTCACCTACAGGGGTTACGCCATAACCGGTTTGAACGTCGTTGGGACCGAAGGGGAGAGGTTCTTTGAGCTGAGCAACCCCCTTCTGGCCCTGAACGTCAACACCCCAAAAGACCTCGAACTCGCCCGGAGGATAGCCGGACTGGTGGGCTAA
- a CDS encoding metal-dependent transcriptional regulator produces MVTRRVEEYVETIYEVVEKKGYARVKDVSQLLGVGASTVSEMFRKLSEEGYVNYEKYGGVTLTEKGKKLAIELSKKHKALREFLIILGIDEEIADREACIIEHAVSREVTDRIAKFVKFMKTRKDPLCLKKFKEYYETGKLPECPKRKSE; encoded by the coding sequence ATGGTGACGAGGAGGGTTGAAGAATATGTAGAGACGATTTATGAAGTGGTTGAGAAGAAAGGTTACGCCAGAGTAAAGGACGTTTCACAGCTCCTTGGCGTGGGGGCCTCCACGGTCTCGGAAATGTTCAGGAAACTAAGTGAGGAAGGGTATGTAAACTATGAAAAATACGGAGGGGTGACGCTCACAGAAAAGGGAAAGAAACTGGCGATCGAACTATCGAAAAAACATAAAGCACTGCGAGAATTCCTCATCATACTCGGCATTGACGAGGAAATCGCTGACAGAGAGGCATGCATAATTGAGCACGCGGTGAGCCGCGAAGTTACAGACAGGATTGCAAAGTTTGTCAAGTTCATGAAAACCCGCAAGGATCCATTATGCCTAAAAAAATTTAAAGAGTACTATGAAACGGGCAAACTACCGGAATGCCCTAAACGTAAATCAGAATAA
- a CDS encoding bile acid:sodium symporter, translating into MKPLGEAAKSGKQILIALIIGLVFAPLLIFGLNLLFHINPTLSLGLTLAMVVPCSSMAIAYTGLSDGNLELATIVVALSFTLAIVTVPGWLKVFASSYHLTISAWLLIKTIIIVVFIPLFFGYLTRVALLRKMGVEGFEKIRPLFPSISILGMFAIVTLIFYGKGKARGRQARCGGNCNGTSGIILCHHTFVFDVL; encoded by the coding sequence TTGAAGCCACTGGGAGAGGCCGCAAAATCTGGAAAGCAGATATTGATAGCTCTGATAATAGGCCTCGTCTTTGCCCCGCTGCTAATCTTTGGCCTGAATTTGCTATTCCATATAAATCCAACCCTATCCCTCGGTCTCACCCTCGCCATGGTCGTCCCATGTTCGTCAATGGCGATCGCTTACACGGGTCTATCCGACGGCAACCTGGAACTGGCTACCATTGTTGTTGCCCTGAGTTTCACACTCGCAATCGTAACGGTTCCGGGCTGGCTAAAAGTGTTCGCAAGTAGCTATCATCTTACCATTTCCGCATGGCTTTTGATAAAGACAATAATCATCGTCGTGTTTATACCCTTGTTCTTTGGCTATCTCACAAGAGTTGCTCTCTTGAGAAAGATGGGAGTTGAGGGCTTTGAAAAGATAAGGCCCCTGTTCCCTTCCATATCGATACTGGGTATGTTCGCAATAGTGACCCTTATATTCTATGGAAAAGGCAAAGCTCGTGGCCGCCAAGCCAGGTGCGGTGGGAATTGCAATGGTACCTCTGGCATTATACTATGCCATCACACTTTTGTTTTTGACGTTCTTTGA
- a CDS encoding universal stress protein yields the protein MFKKILYPTDFSEDAEKALEYVKKLKEAGTEEVVILHVIDLVYLEAYEDVYSLEGMDTEQIMEKIKDETMKKLKGIEENLRSHGLKTKLSVRMGKPCAEIVKAAEEENVSLIVLGSTGKGTVSEVVERLLGSTVENVVAHAKTPVLVVR from the coding sequence ATGTTTAAGAAAATATTATATCCGACAGATTTTTCCGAGGATGCGGAAAAGGCGCTGGAATACGTAAAAAAATTGAAGGAAGCGGGAACCGAAGAGGTTGTGATACTCCATGTCATAGACCTTGTCTATCTGGAAGCCTATGAAGATGTTTATTCACTTGAGGGTATGGATACGGAGCAAATAATGGAAAAAATAAAGGATGAAACAATGAAGAAACTGAAAGGGATAGAAGAAAACCTCCGTTCTCATGGACTGAAAACAAAGCTCTCAGTAAGGATGGGAAAGCCCTGTGCGGAGATAGTGAAGGCGGCAGAAGAGGAAAATGTCTCCCTCATAGTCCTTGGTTCCACAGGCAAAGGGACCGTCTCGGAAGTAGTTGAACGCTTGCTTGGTTCAACCGTTGAAAATGTGGTAGCTCATGCCAAAACGCCGGTTTTAGTGGTGAGGTGA